In Uranotaenia lowii strain MFRU-FL chromosome 2, ASM2978415v1, whole genome shotgun sequence, one genomic interval encodes:
- the LOC129743068 gene encoding general odorant-binding protein 45-like, with translation MERITFLTAIISSLVGLAMAGDYHCLSYKSATTVMAECRKLLGYSPHGSWYETEPCQVYCGTRITRMWNEELGEPLISNSGRFQHVGNDTDHFQRTVNNCWENVKASVPKCDHCSRADAAFSCFNTANTRNESFFIPQTDLQHRRVLLECVNMLQITSHELDFVKRSGLLNHPKGRCLVRCLMIREQLYSEVNGVDVFRTLVQRGVDGKSREFRKHVANCVQYLQRCFLDRCTLAARIAAECFGERIWPAINKIVEDL, from the coding sequence ATGGAACGGATAACATTTCTTACGGCGATCATTTCGTCTTTAGTTGGTCTAGCTATGGCCGGAGACTATCACTGTTTGAGCTACAAATCGGCCACAACGGTAATGGCCGAGTGCCGGAAACTGCTCGGATACTCGCCGCATGGTTCATGGTATGAAACGGAACCCTGTCAGGTGTACTGTGGAACAAGAATCACCCGGATGTGGAACGAAGAATTGGGCGAGCCACTCATATCGAATTCGGGTCGGTTTCAACATGTCGGCAATGATACCGATCACTTCCAACGAACCGTGAACAATTGTTGGGAAAATGTTAAAGCTAGTGTGCCGAAGTGCGATCACTGCAGCCGAGCTGATGCTGCGTTTAGCTGCTTCAATACAGCAAACACTAGAAACGAGTCGTTCTTCATACCTCAAACGGACCTTCAGCATCGGCGGGTTCTGTTGGAGTGCGTCAACATGCTGCAGATCACGTCGCACGAGTTGGACTTCGTCAAGCGAAGTGGTTTGCTGAATCATCCGAAAGGCCGTTGTCTGGTGAGATGTCTGATGATACGAGAGCAGCTGTACAGTGAAGTCAACGGGGTCGATGTCTTCCGGACGTTGGTGCAACGGGGAGTTGACGGCAAATCGCGGGAGTTCCGGAAGCATGTTGCCAACTGTGTTCAATATCTACAACGGTGCTTTCTAGATCGCTGCACTCTGGCGGCTCGGATTGCGGCGGAATGCTTTGGGGAAAGGATATGGCCCGctatcaataaaattgttgaagaTCTTTGA